In the genome of Raphanus sativus cultivar WK10039 chromosome 9, ASM80110v3, whole genome shotgun sequence, the window aaaaataaaacatgtgtgggtgtgcatatgtttatataatatataaatatattatgttacacgtattttcatataaataataccccaatgtaagttttgtatgataaatgttgaaaatacaaaatatatagcactatatattttaaataatatagaaaaaatctactttacgttatcataaaatttaaaaatcaaatttagtaattaaacacgttgcttatttaaacacattagtacacattgttatttatcaaaattttatattaatataaattgcgatcatgtataacatttagtaaaaacaaagataaaaaaaaaattgactcccgctcggtcgagcgggtcatgatctagtatatcctattaaaagtgaagtacaaatggaaACTAACCTCTACTTCTTCTCTTATTTACCACAGACTACCACTGATTTTAATTCAAGAAATTATCTAGATCAATCACCTCATTTCACACCTAGAGCCCATAATCACCTCATTTAATGCAGAGTCCATGACGTTTTTTACAACATTTtaatggatttttattttgtttattctgTAATTACAAATGAACCTAACTGCTTTTTATCTAACCATATCTAACCATCAAATTAAAGTCATACTCATCATTCACATACACTCagaaattattatatacatgaAATCGAGTTTAATATATGAACTATTCTGCAAGAAAATATTGAAGTTTCGTATTGTAATATGGAgttagataataaaataatgaaaattttttaAGTGTATTATATACCtgtttttatatgttaattttttcatataaaattttataaatcattgtATTTTCTATGAACATGTCTAcgtaatttacaatttttaaaatggCATCCTTAGTCATAGCTATTTATTCATTAGATCTTCTAGTTCCACACACTACCACAAACAAACTATatgattaacaaaaatatgtttcaacCAAATAACTAATGTACTTCATCATTTACACTTTTAATATCACCAGACAGTATACAGAAATTTAATATCACAATTACATaacctaaaaaaataatatcataacattTCAAACCGAAAACGAACATCCGCGCGGACGTGCGCGcaggtcaagatctagtaaacTTTTATAAGTTTCAACTTTAGAAAAACATAGACTTATTTGAAGATgatctaataatatatgaattcaAGTCTTGTTACTAATACCCTAACAATCTTGCTTTATGTCAAGGTTAACTGAACATGTATTACATAAATACTGCATGTCGAAAGTggaagtaaaatatttttgttttgatgatAATTATACAACATGACCTATCGAATTCAGTAACACCAGGACCAGTTAATTCATGCTAATATTCTTTGAGCAATAGGGAAGATCACAATACCATAAGTTAAGAAGTCGCCAGAAGTTAAGAAGTCGCCAGAAGTTTATCGTTGTAtgcataaaattaaattaaaacatggATGAATAACGACAATACACCCTTATATATGCACATATTAGATACATATGTAAACATTTAGAGACatgaatcaataaaataaatactttacTGTTGTTGACAAAAATGAAGTGCAGCTCTCAATATCTAACCATATCtatcatgtttttctttttatattccCCTGATCGctttttctgcttttttttaTTAGCATGGAGGCCAATCACCACTAATGCAAATAATTCTTTGACTTTCAATATTTCTCCAAAaggtaaaatatttatttggttcAAAGCAGTGGGACCAATGTAGACACCATCTTAGAGCATCCATATTGGTTCAGTGGTTGATcaagttttaaaatcttaagATCTACCTGTCAATTTGATCCTAGAAAATGGGTTCTTAAGATTATATATTGGAGTTAATAACTTTTTCATATCTTTTTGGGAcaaaaatcatgaaaatattcTGACAGATGTATTTTCTTTGTGTGATGCAGCATTGTTAAATTAGATCTGAAAAACTTAAATGAATTGTCTACAGAAAACTGGTTAACAAGCCATGTGTGTTAACTGCTCCAAATTAGTTAAGGctaaaagataaataaacatCTAATAAGTTAGGTTGAGAGAATCGATTGATATACCGATTTTAAGAAGTGTACAAGACTTTGTGAGTGGATGGTGGAAAGGCCGAGTCTTTTGACATTAACATTATATTGGCTTTATTTTTAGCACTAGAGCCACTTGGTTTCCGAATCTTTACCTGATTGTCGAATATTTATATCACCATATATGTAAATGCATATTATATCGGACCGGATACGTTGTGCAGTTACATGTCTCTCTCTTTTATAAATACTTGCTCTCATTACACTTCCCATACCCATCACAAACACTCTCATGCATTGAAGTTTGATGAAAATGCATGCCCAACGGAGTAGAATTGCATGAAGTTGAGTAGAGTATAATGCAGCCAAGGATGACTTGCCGGAGGGTCGTTCATCATGCATAACAATATTGGTGATGAACATAATTCTGGCAAGTTGTCCTTCGGCTACATTTTGCTCTCTTCTACTCATGCAAACTCTCCATGGAATACTCTACATTTTCATTCTTTCAAATCGACTATGTGAACTGTACTAACGACCCTTGGTATTGATCAGATGTCCAGCATCGGTGCAatagtatattaattttttttcatgatAGTATATTAATAcacgtttttcttttgttaatggTTACTTTTATTCTTGtgaagtttttcaaaattaaagggggattttctttgtttcttattACAACAGCTTCTAGGAGAGGCATTTAAAAGAGGATATATTCTAAGCAAAATCTTAAGTGAAGACATTTATAAGCACCAGATAGGCCGTTCTGTACATATCTcttatatataatgaaattttctttcagataaaaaaaaaaatgaattcagTCCACCAAATGGGTTTGAgcttcatattttatttcagatgCAACTGGTTTTGTGGAGTTAAAGATTCATGGACAAAAGGTTTGGCtgttcttgtctgttttcccccatcatatttaaagtttaatatacatattaaaatagtCAAcagtagaaaaaaatataagattggTTTGAATGTTTTGACTTACAAATAGGATAACCCGAACTATTAAGGGAACGAGCCTGCTTGCATTGGCCGTCCTAATCTATAGTTTATACATAGGTTTATTTAGAATGCACAACATACAGCCCTAAACATAGTGCAAAAAATGCACTATTGTTGTTGGCGTCTGTCAGCTCCAGTGCGTACGGTGTTAGTTTATCTGGAATTATATACTATGCTGTCAATTATCATTTCTTGACCTAAcataaataagcaaaatcaaTTATAATTCGCAGATTATTTTGTTGGACGTAATATTACGTAACAGTCAAGAGAATTATATAAAAGCGAtgaaaaaggagaaaagaagCCGAAATTTGTGGAATATTATGAAATGTGCGTTGTCGTTTTTGGGAATCTAAGGTACTGCGGGCCGACAAAAGTGGTCATCTAATAAAGATTTTGGTCAGACAATCATAAACCAAATCCTTGAACGCAAATTTGACAAGAGACACTCATCAAGTCATCATCGCTTTCCTCTTTAAAATGTTTCAGCTTTTTAGGTACGTGCGTTATCAATTATCATCATGTTCCTATATCGTATCCTCTTTTCCTTTTGTACATAATCTGCTGaccatattatataaagaacCGGATAGGACAAGAACAGAAACGTCACCGTTTACTATGACAAGCACTCAATCATTCAGActactaattaatttaattttgtaagcATATGTAATAAGCTCTTTAGTTACTCCATATGGAATTGTATGGAAGCTCTGATTATCTGCTCACTTTGTGTGATATATGAACGAAACTAGTTATAAGAGAAATGAGTTTTTGAACTAAGTGTGAATTGAGTTTCCCTACGCATGCGATTCAAGTTGATCAAGGCTTGTCCGAGGAGAAGCAACTAgcacaaaagaaaagagaagaaatagAGACATAGTAGTACTGATGAATTTGTCGGGTCTATCATGGTCTCCATTTAAGTAAACAAATAAACTGAAAACTGGTCAATATAAAATTCAAACGTTTGGAAGTGGGAAACTGAGGAAAGATATGAGAACGAGACTACGGAGGTCTTACCTAGAATGGATAAGACCATGACAAAATTTTGTAGCTGGCCCTGATTCGGATTTCAGGTTGTATCCGAACCCACAAAATTTTGGAGCTGGCCCTGACTATGGAGGTCTCACACTCTCACCTCCATACCGATCATCAGCCTATATCGGGAAAGAGCGTGGAAAAGGAGATGAGAAGGACGTGTAATATGTTTGTTACATAGTTGAAAATGATAAACCGTGTAATATGTTTGTTATATAGTTGAAAATGAATcgtgtaatatatattttttacatagtTTAAAGGAATCGTCtaatctatcctattaaaattgaagtgcAAATGTAAATTAACCCTCacttagtttatatatttacaatcaTTGCCACtgattttaataatacatacatTAATATTAACACAAAGCCTCTCACGTAATACACCAAAACAAATCAACAAGCCcattaacaaatttttaattcaaatattGATGTGTGTTACTAAATCGAATAATGTCATCTATACctttattattgttattgtaCTATTTAAACATGGGTACCACCAACAATTCCAAagcttatttatatataactatcaCAAAAagttgttaaatattttagtgaTAGATATGAACCAAACAGATTAACTTTGTATATTCTAATGCTTCAACTATAAattatctaattatataaaatcatgaccatattttaaaaaatattaatagaatTTTCTCATATACATATAATCTACCCAACTATATCTgatctataattaaaaataatgttaataatttaacatgactttatgcattttttaaaaatattaaaaaatattttctaacacaAATGAATGAATagaaacatattaatatttattctaaTTGGTTGTAAATACAAACAAATTCAAATAAACTCTATGATTAAAAAACATATGTTTCAATAATTTGGATATATAAGAAATAACTAATGTAATTTgtcatttaatttataaaattagcaTAGAATacattattaacaaaattacacttatataaaatatagtagATATTAAACATTGCAAACCGAAAAAGAACATCCGCGGGGGATCAagatatactttaaatttctcaaaatatataaacaaaataatatattacaaataaatctgaataacatagtttgaatacctaaacttaacatataaattggtttgatttaaatatttggatagagaatcaataattattttaagtattttggtgttttgagtatatttaactattttagatatttatatttgactatttatatatatttcaattatttaaaccaacttaaaagtactatatatattttagatgttttttataaactaaatctaaaaaataatatacataattttgaataattttgatatttaatcaatttcggtttggttttggtacTTCTTTTTGAATCGGGATCGGTTCGATCTTTTGGATTCATATTTTTGCCgaactctaatattgacatgaaaacaacatattttataaaaaatacatccgCACGGGTGtgtgggtcaaaatctagtatgttGTTATAGTTtaatgatgataataataataataataagaataattaaaaaaaaacataataataataataatacaaattcTTGTGAAGAATAGTTTCTCTAAGGACCATTGGTGGTGTGATTCCCACTGTGATTCCCTCTGAAACCACCACGAGACTTTGACCCTGGAGACGTTTGAGCACTACCACCATGACCATGCTTCAATGGCACAACTGTGTCCATATACATCAATCTCCCAGGCCAATGCCTTTTCTCTTTTGGAAGCCGACACAGCTGCTGCACCCAAAACGCAACGTACTCTCCTTCTGGATCATAGTTCTGAGCTGACCctcccccccaaaaaaaaaaacacagctTCAGTCTCTTCTTCACGTCACTTGCTGGGACCAGATGTTATAAGTTACTTACTTGCTTGGGGATGCTAAAGTACCGGTCTTCTCTTGGATCATTACCAACTCCTTCGATGagccaaaacaaaattgttCATCATCATATGAAAAGTTTCCATAAAGCCACAAGTGGCATGAGTAGCAGTAGTAATACCTGCTCGATAGGTCCAGTTTCCGTAATTAGAACAAGGATCATAGTCCAAAAGACATGTCTTAAACCATGTTGTGTTTTTGCTTGGCCTTATCTCAGTCATGGtcatctctctcacttgttctgtTCTCAGTTGACACTCTGTTTTTGTACTTGTTCACTCTTTGTTTTTGTACTTGTGTTTTGTGATACACAAGCACACATACACTCTCTTTACTCTCACGTTTCTTTATGTtgtagagagaagagagaacacACTTTGTATGTCTACATTGCTAACTCTTTTTCTTATTGATTTGGATACTTTTCTTACAACAACACACACATACATTTTATAGTAGACTTCTCTACTTACTACACTTGCACAACTTGGACTCTAGACTTAGACAACTTTCAACAACTCTCACTAACTCTTCTTAGCTAGGCTTTTATTCAATACTTCACTCTTCCTTAGATTGTTTAGCCAACTAATTCTTTTCCTTCTCAACTTGATTCTTTGTGACTAAAGTCACATCTCAACTTCTCGTTGGACTTCTTGTAATTAGTTggctttgcttcttcttctttttctgttGCTTGCGCtccaagcttcttcttctttttcttctttctttttctgttgcTTGCGCtccaagcttcttcttctttttcttcttcttcttcttcttcttttccttatGTGGCAAGCTTCCTTgcttccacttcttcttcttcttcacttgaTTCCATCTTCACTTTGTAAGTTTAATCAAAGGTTCAATTCCAACAAACCATTCAGCACCCATGCGCCAGTCCAAGCCCCTGTCTCTCACAAGAAACGAACAAACAATCTACACAgcgaataaaataaaacaatcaatCCATGAAAAGAAACATAGCTAAGTTGCACAGAGGGAAACTAATCATATACTTATCGGCCTCGATTTGACATGAAGCCTGTAGTGGATAAGTCCTTCATGTTTGCATCTATAAGAGGATACCTAAACCCATTCATGAGCATTCACTAAAGTTTTAATACCTTTTAGAGCCTCAAAGCATTATAATAGAATCATAATATCAGAACACACACCCTGTCTTGCCATCTCTCCAAGACTCGAACAGCTTCTTATCTTGACTCCATTCCCCTTGTACATTTCTTGGGCCACctgccaaaaaaaaatgctAACTTAGACTTGAATAGACATACAGTATTATATTGTAAGGTTATAGTAGAAGCAAGAAGAGCTCAGAGTCTGATCTTTGCCTTGTTCCAAAAGTACTCAAAAACTCTGCCTACTCCTGCACTTTCACCACCCACAAATCTCATTCCTCTTGTCTCCTGTATCAAACATACATATAAAGAATTTTGTTTTACTTCCTTTTCTCTCTTGTCTCAAGTAAAGGGCTTCCAAGAGAAACTCACCTCTTGTGGCTCAAGTCCAAGTTGACCAACAGTTGGAACATCTCCCCAGTTATCAACACAAGGTGTTGGCCCTAGAGAAAGTGGAATACGAGTAGTGCTTCTGATCCTACAGTTTGCTTCCACTGACTGCAAGCAAAATTTTCAACCAGACACAAACAACTAAGGATTACGATCCTATATGCGTCATAACAAAACAGAATCACACCTTACGATACTGAGTGTAGATATCAGGCAAATCAAGAACTTCAAACGGAAGATCATCTTTATGGTACATTGTACTTCCCCAGACAAGCTCAAGCTTAGTAGTCCCATTCCCAACCCCTTTCAAAGCCTTACCCACAAGTCTTTCAACTTGTAGCTCCTCGCTGCACGTTTCTTTATGAGCAAACACCTGAAAAACATACTATACAAAGTTAAACATCTTCAAGAAACATCTGAAACTTTCAGCACAagcacacacacaaaaaaaagactTAACTGTATGAGCTCCAAATTCTTTAGCTAGAGAAGGAAGAATGTCTTCAGGTTCACCACTCCGAATAAGAAGATTCAATCCTCTTCTCATCAGATTATTTCTTAAATCGGCCAAGCATTCCATAAGAAACTCAAAGCTACAAACATTACAACACAACACAATGTTTAGCCAAAAACTCAATGAtctcttatatatatgtaacaaaCATGTTCTGCCATGTTTATGAAAATCAATCTGAAAAATTTTATATGAACCTTTATATAATATCTTAgtacataattttataattatcatttttagtttttttttatacttaGATACTAACTATTTGGATctaaatatactataattttaGAGTACACAATATCTTTCCAACCTTTATCTTCATAACAGACTAACAGtcattttatgtatttattatatttcacattaaaatatagttatattttattttagttttgaaaccACAATACTTTTTCTTGAAAATATATCATAGAAACAATTTTATTGTAGTGAAAGGTACAGtactttttgataaatattCTAAATCAAAGCGTTTtgcattttcttttgaaaaacgACTATCGTATATATTCATtgatctaaaataataataagactAAATGAAAACGAAATTTAGtacaaattagaaaaaatataacaatattcTTCCACTAGAATCTTTAGGATGACATGCCCAAATTTATGCATGACCTAATTATATATGGATGTTGCTGGATTAGTGTCCAAAGGAGTGATGAAACTACAAGTTTATACTTGTTAATTATTAGTTATAGACCTTCCTGGATCCAACATATCTAGCAATCTTTCAATTTACATGGAATATATACATAGATAGATGCGCTCCTTTATATGTTCCCGCATGTCTACATTTTCAATTCCATTATATCTTATGATGacttttaatttacaaaagtaaCATATACATTATAAATGGATAAAAAATGTTTCTAAAACTCAACGCATCGAAGAAGATTAGTTGAGTATAACTTAAATATGCATTCACGACCAATGACGCATAAGATTTGTGTGTGTATGTGCACTAATACAATCATAGATTGGCTAGCTACgattgaattatatttatatgttaggGAAGTgaatgtttttatgttttcccAATGTCGAATAATCTTTTTAAGAAGTACTCAAGAGATAAACAAAAATTGAGAGAGATTCGCCTAGCACTATTGTATGCGTGATTCTCTTAATTGATTCGATCGTCACTATGTGGCTCCACCATTAGGGCTATTGTCCAAGGTTTTTTTATCACAGTTTTGTCGCTTAAAAGGTGGGTGAGTGACAAAGTTTAATCACAAAAAGTGTGCTTATAATTGGTAGAATCGGAAAGGAAGCTAATTAAAGTAACATTAACCGTCGCATTTAagatatagaaaaaaaatgaatgtaCAATGACATGATATTATGGAAAATAAGTCATTTAAACAATGAATTGTTCTATTGTGATATATAGATAAGTGGTCGAGCAATAAAaaaatgggagaggattcaagTTCTAAGTTTTTGTTGATATATTAAAACCTTGGATGGAAAAGAAAGAGATATGCAGTATAGTGAAAGAATACACTTCGGCTTTGCacccaaaaaattaaaatatgttttttctgattttttttaaagaatgttaaTTAACATGTTATTTCATCGATCTTTGAGTAGTTCATTGATCGACAATAAAAATCATGgcaaatttctaaatatttacaCCCAAAAAATAATTGCAGATTTGCTAGTTATAATCATAAGCAAGTTTCATAAAGTTGGAATTACTAAAAATAGTAAGCGCTAAAATTACATCCAAATTCAAAACGACATATTTATAGAATAGAGTTCTGAAACTCAACTTTagtaactataaatatattttaaaatcacatgaggttttttatataattgcaacttaaatgtaaaaacaaaattaaaaagagagaaaacaaaaacatatataaaatagaaaaagccTAAAAGgttataaaaatagatattaaaTCTCTTTAGCTGCAAAGTTTTATTTGTCACTTTCGAAAGAATACTTTTGTCTTTATGTGATAGAGCCCTTTAGACCAGCCGCAACGGCGTCTCACACCAAATCCTTAGCTCGTTAACATATGTTAACACGTGTgggaaatattaaaaaaagaaggaatGGTAAGGATCAATCCTTAAATAAGGGGTTTACGGATCGAGTCCGTATCGACGTGGCATCTAGTCATTGGGCCGAGCAACGTAACGAATCCGTACCCCTTCGACTTCGCAGTCACCTTGTCGAGGATCAATAATCTCCGATTTCATCCTTCCGCCGAAGTCCCGCCGCATCACCAGCGAGTTTATCTGGCCGGATCCAAAAAATTCGAAGAAGAAGTCGAAGAAGCGATCCAGTTTCTTCGATCTGGACGAAGAATTCGAGGCTGATTTCAAAGGGTTCAAGGATGATGATTATTCTTCTTTTGACTGCGAAGATGTAACCTTCGCGGATGTGAAGAAGCCCTTTTTCTTCACTGCACCTACCAAACTCGTAGCTTCCCGTCCAACCACCTTTGCCACCACTGGTAacatattttcagatattcatAAAGTTTCAATTTTAATTCTAAAGGGTGGATGGATGATAAAGTTTCAATTTTAATTCTAAAGGGTGGATGGATGATAAAGTTTCGATTTTAACAGAGATAGGATGTGTGTGTTTTGCTAAAAAGTGTTGCCCTGTTTGATGTGTGTGTTTTGCTTCTCTGTTTCTTCAGCTATGGTTCATGAGAAGAATCTTTTGTAGCTTGAATCCATAAAAAATCAGTCAAAGATGAAACCCAATTCTTCTGTTCTCTGTACGAGTCTAATCCTTttctctgtgtgtgtgtgtctgcATTTGCCTTCCTTCTACAGAATTGCTAATGGTGTTGTCACTGCAGGTAAACGCTAGCTCTCAGTTCTGTGGAGTAGCGGAGATGATAGGACCTGTGGATTTTGAGAAGAGCGTTGATTACTGGCAACAAGACAAATGGAACGGACAGTTCCCGGTGAAGTGGCACACCATCAAAGACGTTCCAAACAGTCAGTTCCGCCACATTATATTGGAGAACAATGACAATAAGCCTGTGACGAACACTCGAGACACTCAAGAAGTAAGTCCTCTCAAGCTTTCTTGTGTTATAAGatacatcttttttttaaaccaaCTTGCAGAATCACAACCTAAAAAATAACTACAGGTGAAACTAGAAGGCATTGAGATGCTGAAGATTTTCAAGAACTACGATGCTGAGACTTCAATCTTGGATGATTTTGGGTTTTATGAAGAGAGGGAGAAGATAATTCAAGAACGGAAGGCAAGAAGGCAGCCAAGCTTGCCATCTACAGGAGAGTAGGAGAAAACGAACATAAAcccgctgctgctgctgcattGCAGACAGACTTTATCAAGAACATGTCTAAAAGTTTTGCTCAAGTCGTCCGCTTGGAGGAGGGAAGTTTTACACTGTGTTATAAATTTCATGGTATTCAGTTTCCAGCTTCATAGATTTCACTGTTGTTATGTTTTAGGATTTTGTATCAATCGCTGAAAATTGTTGGGTTTTGTGGTTTTGTTACAAAACGCTAAGGACTCTAATTAGAGTAACACCATTGGACTTGATCATTTTGATTAAgtccttaactattcaaaaaaacaaaaaacaaaaaaattaatgctAAACTAATCTTAAGGACTCCACAATGGAATCcaccattgtggatgctcttaCGACTCTATAAAACAGTTCCACACACAACTCACTTCtctaagaaaaaaactaaaccattgcatatcctctctctctctctctctctctctctctctcNNNNNNNNNNNNNNNNNNNNNNNNNNNNNNNNNNNNNNNNNNNNNNNNNNNNNNNNNNNNNNNNNNNNNNNNNNNNNNNNNNNNNNNNNNNNNNNNNNNNGTGTATCATCATTACATGTATGTATCCCCATGGATTGATTGGGGTAAAGTCATGGTTTTATGATTATAGGGACACAAAGCAGCAGGACCTACTATTGATATTTCTTGTCCATGGCATATATATTTACAGTAGTGAATTTCTTTCCGAATGATGTATCATCATTTTTCACTTATTATGCTACAGTTTCTTCGTGTAAGATGTAGCTGCTCTTTAGTGTTCACTGAAAGACTGACACAACCAATCGCCTGCAAAAAGCTTTTTACGCAATGTCTTTCGACGCTCTAGCACGAAAGGCAAATACTTTATATATGCGtttcttgtttttaaaatagataaatgaTAATGTAGCAGCACTATACATATGTTTTCAACTTACTtgaacttattttttaaaattttgaaatggGAACCATATATCTGGAGACCAATTAAGAGCACTCAATATTACTTTCGACCAACGCAAATTGAAGAGAAGAAGCAACTCGTATTTCGTTGCTAAGAATTAAGGAATCAAATTACATTAGTGAAAACAAGTTCTTCATGCCTCATGGGGTCCCCAAAATATTCcatcatatatatgatacaGCCGATTTGTTATGGAGTTTGTGATGGTAATTTCTACTATGATACAGCGGCGATATGTTACGTTACTCAAATCATATTTGATAATATCTATCTTTTGATGATAGATATTTTCATGGATGTTTACTATGGTTGTGAGATATATTGGCAACCATAACTAGAAGTCTAGCCAAAGAAGTCATCAATTCATCAATAAAACTAGaatacaaaagagaaaaaactcATTACGAAATTTgagttttaaaatgaaaatagaaAAGCGTTTGAGATGAGAAACCACaaccaaataacatatatttcaATAACAATGGTGTGACCGATACAACAGATCATCGTCGAACTCGAACCGTGTTATGCTAGAATGAAAACATTAAAATGAAACTTAACCACGTTATGGTTGAGTTCTCCCTGAACCAAGACTCTTCTTAATCACAATCTATAAAAACACAATCACACACACAGTACACAACTCTCAGCTTCGAGAACGAAAAAAACATGCACATGCAgctaaaaacaaaaccaaacaaatgctaaattgaaAAACAACTCACACAAGCACAAGcgcaaacaagaaaaaaaaagaagatttaattGGAGTCTCGGACATGGAAGTAATTAGGGTTCTTGACGACGATATC includes:
- the LOC130499470 gene encoding YTH domain-containing protein ECT3-like, whose protein sequence is MIGPVDFEKSVDYWQQDKWNGQFPVKWHTIKDVPNSQFRHIILENNDNKPVTNTRDTQEVKLEGIEMLKIFKNYDAETSILDDFGFYEEREKIIQERKARRQPSLPSTGE